The Eleutherodactylus coqui strain aEleCoq1 unplaced genomic scaffold, aEleCoq1.hap1 HAP1_SCAFFOLD_133, whole genome shotgun sequence genome includes a window with the following:
- the TPP1 gene encoding tripeptidyl-peptidase 1 has protein sequence MSIFGRGFEHRWEVDHVIGPQGGGGAGLEASLDVEYIMSTGANISTWVFSNAGRHESQEPFLDWMLLLSNMSSVPWVHTISYGDDEDSLSVAFMQRINVEFMKAAARGLTVLFASGDDGAGCRQVSKDRNVFRPSFPASSPYVTTVGGTSFKNPFQVTHEVTDYISGGGFSNVFAMPDYQVSAVADYLRSPVKMPPESYYNRSGRAYPDVAALSDNYWVVTNRVPVPWVSGTSASTPVFGGILSLINDQRIKRGLSPLGFLNPALYRLRGNGALYDRTDDVTTETPENKDFRHARSSAAEWVTPPSSGEQLVALQVTEGCHISCFDDQVLAQGFCAAPSWDPVTGWGTPNYPELLKSLL, from the exons ATGAGCATCTTTGGAAGAGGTTTTGAGCACCGCTGGGAGGTGGATCATGTGATCGGcccgcagggaggaggaggggccggGCTGGAGGCCAGCCTGGATGTGGAGTACATCATGAGTACGGGCGCCAACATCTCTACCTGGGTGTTCAGCAACGCCG GCCGCCACGAGTCCCAGGAGCCGTTCCTAGACTGGATGCTACTGCTCAGTAATATGTCGTCGGTCCCTTGGGTCCACACCATCAGTTATGGCGATGATGAAGACAGTCTGTCTGTGGCCTTCATGCAGAGGATCAACGTGGAGTTCATGAAGGCGGCCGCGCGGGGGCTCACCGTCCTGTTTGCCTCAG GTGACGATGGAGCCGGATGCAGACAAGTCTCTAAAGACAGGAATGTGTTCCGGCCGAGCTTCCCAGCGTCCAG CCCCTACGTTACGACGGTCGGCGGCACCTCCTTCAAGAACCCGTTCCAGGTTACGCATGAAGTGACCGACTACATCAGCGGGGGAGGGTTCAGCAACGTGTTTGCTATGCCTGACTACCAG GTCTCTGCAGTCGCCGACTATCTCCGGTCCCCAGTGAAGATGCCTCCAGAGAGTTACTACAACCGCAGCGGGCGGGCCTACCCTGATGTGGCAGCTCTGTCTGACAACTACTGGGTGGTGACCAATCGGGTTCCAGTGCCTTGGGTGTCAGGAACTTCA GCCTCCACTCCTGTGTTCGGTGGGATTCTCTCTCTAATTAACGACCAGCGGATAAAGCGAGGTCTCTCCCCTTTGGGTTTCTTAAATCCCGCCCTGTACCGCCTGCGAGGGAATGGCGCCTTGTATGAT CGGACCGATGACGTCACGACCGAGACCCCTGAGAACAAGGATTTCCGCCATGCCCGAAGCTCAGCAGCTGAATGGGTCACACCCCCCTCCTCGGGTGAACAGTTAGTGGCCTTACAG GTCACGGAAGGATGTCACATCTCTTGTTTTGATGACCAGGTTCTAGCACAAGGATTCTGTGCGGCTCCCAGTTGGGACCCAGTGACCGGCTGGGGGACTCCAAACTACCCAGAGTTGCTGAAGTCACTACTGTGA